Proteins encoded by one window of Planktothrix tepida PCC 9214:
- a CDS encoding GAF domain-containing hybrid sensor histidine kinase/response regulator, giving the protein MSEPEPISSNKETEAPLIQELETLRKRVLQLEKAKSTEPYQVAQQKALFAVISKIRESLDLDSIFKSTAIEVRQLLNADRVGMYRFDPDSQYQRGEFVSEDVLPNFRSALSAKIKDHCFGEHYINYYFYGKIWAADDIYTLPLPRCYAQMLSQFQIRANLVAPLLKGENLWGLLCIHQCSSPREWQESEMEFVRQIATHLGVALQHAEFVKKLQMQSEYLTQAVNQAVEREKAVAAIINKIRQSLQLDTIFTTTTQEVRQLLKADRVVIYRFNADWSGEFLVESKAEGWKSLIEEQKYDPQFGANISQCSLKYLATPYVTDSYLQETQGGDFTRGEVFRVCDNIYKANFSTCYIQALERYEAQAYAIIAIYQGKQLWGLLAVYQNQSARHWETSEIKFLVQIGGQLGVAIQQAELLAQTEKQKRDLETILADELRRQAESLVEEAERERALAQVIDKIRRTLDINTIFQTATSELRQLLNADRVAVFQFEPNSYWNYGKFVSENVLFPFCSVLETEIEDHCFGARFAQNYPLGHVLVLPDIYQGDLTDCYVQLLAQFQIKANLVIALLQGDELWGLLCIHQCSTPRQWQKKEIEFVRKIAVQLGVALQQAELLTQAQKRSEEQAKVAEQERALARVIDRIRQTLDIDTIFSATTQEVRQILQCDRVVVYRFISDRRGEFIFESKLSCGIPLEQAEHKNLWLETHFKYPKIDQYQNHQPLIIDDIFNAPLSPSTLKVLQQFQIRAYILVPVFVGEILWGLLGAYQHTSSRHWQPREVSLLTQVANQLGVAIQQAKLLAQLKEAKDTADAANHAKSEFLANMSHELRTPLNAILGFTQILAKHSGLSSVQQEYLRIIERSGEHLLDLINDVLEMSKIEAGRLTLNETSFDLYRLLNNLQEMLELKAEMKGLNLIFERDQNVPQYIKTDESKLRQVLINLLGNAIKFTEVGCVILRVKQDTIFPKSITTEAQNSEPIDVLPEPIKITFEVEDTGPGIASEEIDLLFEAFAQTETGRKSKEGTGLGLPISQQFVQMMGGNITVNSLLGTGTWVKFFIKTGLADHCDIQPQLSKKSVVGLVAGQPTYRILIVEDAVENRQVLVELLSTTGFEVREALNGQEAVELSLSWQPHLIWMDMRMPIMDGIEATRRIRANSTSENSPIIIALTANAFKEERAQVLQAGCDDFVSKPFQDHIIFEKMAKYLGLEYEYADSQTPSYLNSHLERISPSEDLTLDCLVLMPPAWIQEFHEAVLCTQEKRVFELIQEIPESYSALALILKKLADEFQFDQILAVTETLILK; this is encoded by the coding sequence ATGTCTGAACCTGAACCAATTTCAAGCAATAAGGAGACGGAAGCACCCTTAATTCAGGAACTTGAAACCCTGCGAAAACGGGTATTACAACTCGAAAAAGCCAAGAGTACAGAACCTTATCAAGTGGCCCAACAAAAAGCACTATTTGCGGTTATTAGTAAAATTCGAGAATCTTTAGATTTAGATAGTATTTTTAAGTCTACAGCGATTGAAGTGCGTCAATTGTTGAATGCAGATCGGGTGGGAATGTATCGGTTTGATCCAGATTCCCAATATCAACGGGGAGAATTTGTATCTGAAGATGTTTTACCCAATTTTCGTTCAGCATTATCCGCAAAAATCAAAGATCACTGTTTTGGAGAACATTATATTAACTATTATTTTTATGGCAAAATCTGGGCAGCCGATGATATTTATACGTTACCATTACCGCGTTGCTATGCCCAAATGTTATCCCAATTTCAAATCAGGGCTAATTTAGTTGCACCCTTACTGAAAGGGGAAAATTTATGGGGATTACTGTGCATTCATCAATGTTCCAGCCCCCGTGAATGGCAAGAATCGGAAATGGAATTTGTCCGCCAAATTGCCACCCATTTAGGCGTGGCATTACAACACGCAGAATTTGTTAAAAAATTGCAAATGCAGTCTGAATATTTAACCCAAGCGGTAAATCAGGCTGTTGAAAGAGAAAAAGCTGTTGCTGCTATTATTAATAAAATTCGTCAATCCTTACAACTGGATACGATTTTTACAACCACAACCCAAGAAGTTCGTCAACTTTTAAAAGCTGATCGGGTGGTGATTTATCGATTTAATGCTGACTGGAGTGGAGAATTTTTAGTTGAATCTAAAGCCGAAGGATGGAAATCTTTAATTGAAGAACAAAAATATGATCCACAATTTGGAGCTAATATTAGTCAATGTAGCCTGAAATATTTAGCAACTCCCTACGTTACTGATAGCTATTTACAAGAAACCCAAGGGGGAGATTTTACACGGGGAGAAGTTTTTCGAGTTTGTGACAATATTTATAAAGCTAATTTTTCTACCTGTTATATTCAAGCGTTAGAACGGTATGAAGCCCAAGCTTATGCAATTATTGCAATTTATCAAGGGAAACAATTATGGGGATTATTAGCGGTCTACCAAAATCAAAGTGCTCGACATTGGGAAACCTCAGAAATTAAGTTTTTAGTTCAAATTGGCGGACAATTGGGAGTCGCAATTCAACAAGCTGAATTACTCGCCCAAACGGAAAAGCAAAAACGAGATTTAGAAACCATATTAGCTGATGAATTGCGACGCCAAGCCGAAAGTTTAGTGGAGGAAGCAGAACGAGAACGAGCTTTAGCCCAAGTCATTGATAAAATTCGTCGCACTTTAGATATTAATACGATTTTTCAAACCGCCACTTCTGAACTTCGTCAACTTTTAAATGCTGATCGAGTGGCTGTATTTCAATTTGAGCCTAATTCCTATTGGAATTACGGAAAATTTGTTTCAGAAAATGTTTTATTTCCCTTTTGTTCGGTTTTAGAAACTGAGATAGAAGATCATTGTTTTGGCGCAAGATTTGCTCAAAATTATCCCCTCGGTCATGTCTTGGTTTTACCTGATATTTATCAGGGGGACTTAACGGATTGTTATGTGCAACTGTTAGCTCAATTTCAAATTAAAGCCAATTTAGTTATTGCCTTACTTCAAGGGGATGAATTATGGGGGTTATTATGTATTCATCAATGTTCAACTCCTCGTCAATGGCAAAAAAAAGAAATTGAATTTGTGCGGAAAATTGCCGTTCAATTAGGCGTTGCTTTACAACAAGCAGAACTCTTAACCCAAGCTCAAAAACGTTCAGAAGAACAGGCAAAAGTTGCCGAACAAGAACGAGCTTTAGCACGGGTTATTGATCGGATTCGTCAAACTTTAGATATTGATACAATTTTTAGTGCAACGACCCAGGAAGTCAGACAAATTTTACAATGCGATCGCGTCGTGGTCTATCGTTTTATATCCGACCGTCGCGGAGAATTTATTTTTGAATCTAAACTGTCCTGCGGCATTCCTTTAGAACAAGCTGAACATAAAAATTTATGGTTAGAAACTCATTTTAAATATCCCAAAATTGATCAATATCAAAACCATCAGCCTTTAATTATTGATGATATTTTTAATGCCCCTTTATCCCCCTCTACCCTCAAAGTTTTACAACAATTTCAGATTCGAGCTTATATTTTAGTTCCGGTTTTTGTAGGAGAAATATTATGGGGATTATTAGGAGCTTATCAACATACCAGTAGCCGTCATTGGCAACCCAGAGAAGTGAGTTTATTAACCCAAGTTGCGAATCAATTAGGGGTAGCCATTCAACAAGCGAAATTATTAGCTCAATTGAAGGAAGCTAAAGACACAGCCGATGCAGCGAACCATGCTAAAAGTGAATTTTTAGCCAATATGAGTCATGAATTAAGAACACCTCTGAATGCGATTTTAGGCTTTACTCAAATTTTAGCGAAACATTCAGGATTAAGTTCTGTCCAACAGGAATATCTCCGAATTATTGAACGCAGTGGAGAACATTTACTCGATTTAATTAATGATGTTTTAGAAATGTCTAAAATAGAAGCGGGACGACTCACACTCAATGAAACCAGTTTTGATCTTTATCGCTTGTTAAATAACTTGCAAGAAATGTTAGAATTAAAAGCAGAAATGAAAGGATTAAATTTAATTTTTGAACGCGATCAAAATGTACCTCAATATATTAAAACCGATGAAAGTAAGCTTCGCCAAGTCTTAATTAATTTATTGGGAAATGCGATTAAATTTACAGAAGTCGGTTGTGTAATTTTACGGGTTAAACAAGACACTATTTTTCCCAAATCTATCACAACGGAGGCTCAAAATTCAGAACCTATAGACGTTTTACCCGAACCCATTAAAATTACCTTTGAAGTCGAGGATACTGGCCCAGGTATTGCCTCTGAAGAAATTGATTTATTATTTGAAGCCTTTGCACAAACAGAAACAGGACGAAAATCCAAAGAAGGAACCGGGTTAGGTTTACCCATCAGTCAACAATTTGTGCAAATGATGGGAGGAAATATTACCGTTAATAGTCTCTTAGGAACAGGAACTTGGGTTAAATTTTTTATTAAAACAGGTTTGGCAGACCATTGCGATATTCAACCCCAACTTTCTAAAAAATCTGTGGTGGGTTTAGTCGCAGGACAACCAACCTATCGGATTTTAATTGTTGAAGATGCCGTCGAAAATCGCCAAGTTTTAGTGGAGCTTTTATCAACAACGGGGTTTGAAGTTCGAGAAGCCCTCAACGGTCAAGAAGCCGTAGAATTAAGCTTAAGTTGGCAACCCCATTTAATTTGGATGGATATGCGAATGCCGATCATGGATGGAATTGAAGCAACTCGTCGCATTCGGGCAAATTCCACCTCGGAAAATTCCCCTATTATTATTGCATTAACAGCAAATGCCTTTAAAGAAGAACGTGCCCAAGTTTTGCAAGCCGGATGTGATGATTTTGTGAGTAAACCCTTCCAAGATCATATTATCTTTGAAAAAATGGCAAAGTATTTGGGTTTAGAATATGAATATGCAGACTCTCAAACCCCAAGCTATTTAAACTCCCATTTAGAAAGAATCTCACCGTCGGAAGATTTAACCTTAGATTGTTTAGTATTAATGCCTCCGGCTTGGATTCAAGAGTTTCATGAAGCGGTATTATGTACTCAAGAAAAGCGGGTTTTTGAGTTAATTCAGGAAATTCCTGAATCCTATTCAGCCTTAGCATTAATCCTCAAAAAATTAGCTGATGAATTTCAATTTGATCAAATTTTAGCCGTTACAGAAACCCTGATTTTGAAGTAG
- a CDS encoding diguanylate cyclase domain-containing protein — translation MIHFANSQSSPGSILLVDDKPDNLRLLSTMLMEHQYEVRRVTKGVMALKTAKAAPPDLIVLDIKLPDLDGYEVCQALKSDPMTAEIPIIFISALDNVLDKVKAFSVGGVDYITKPFQVEEVLVRVKNHLTLRSQHQQLLEKNERLQQEIKARKEIEIALKESQSELQKLNQELQRLAHLDGLTQTANRRQFDHYLQQQWMQLCQEQKTLALIMCDVDYFKSYNDTYGHQAGDDCLRAIAQAISQAIPRTTDLVARYGGEEFAVILPETDLLEAEIIAQTIQKKVQSLKLVHDHSQVSPYITLSLGITCLIPHFQFSPSLLIEWADRALYQAKKQGRNCSVTLLNKTYV, via the coding sequence ATGATTCATTTTGCAAATTCACAATCTTCCCCAGGAAGTATTTTATTAGTTGATGACAAACCCGATAATTTAAGACTATTATCAACGATGTTAATGGAACATCAATATGAAGTCAGACGGGTGACAAAAGGAGTAATGGCATTAAAAACGGCTAAAGCTGCTCCACCGGATTTGATTGTTCTGGATATTAAGTTACCGGATCTTGATGGCTATGAAGTCTGTCAAGCTCTCAAATCTGACCCCATGACTGCCGAAATTCCCATTATTTTTATTAGTGCGTTAGATAATGTTTTAGATAAAGTCAAAGCTTTTAGTGTTGGAGGCGTTGATTATATTACCAAACCTTTTCAAGTTGAAGAAGTTTTAGTTCGGGTTAAAAACCACCTCACCCTCCGAAGTCAACATCAACAACTCTTAGAAAAAAATGAACGATTACAACAAGAAATTAAAGCTCGAAAAGAAATTGAAATCGCTCTCAAAGAATCTCAATCTGAACTCCAAAAACTCAATCAAGAATTACAACGGTTAGCTCATTTAGATGGATTAACTCAAACCGCAAATCGACGACAATTTGATCACTATTTGCAACAGCAATGGATGCAGCTTTGTCAAGAACAAAAAACCCTGGCTTTAATCATGTGTGATGTGGATTACTTTAAATCCTATAATGATACTTATGGTCATCAAGCCGGAGATGATTGTTTACGCGCGATCGCCCAAGCCATTAGTCAAGCCATTCCCCGGACAACAGATTTAGTTGCTCGTTATGGGGGGGAAGAATTTGCGGTTATTTTACCGGAAACGGATCTCCTAGAAGCCGAAATAATTGCCCAAACGATTCAAAAAAAAGTACAATCTCTAAAACTGGTTCATGACCATTCCCAAGTCAGCCCTTATATCACCTTAAGCTTAGGAATTACCTGCCTAATTCCCCATTTCCAATTTAGTCCCTCTCTATTAATTGAATGGGCTGATCGTGCCCTCTATCAAGCTAAAAAACAAGGTCGAAATTGTAGTGTTACTTTATTAAATAAAACCTATGTCTGA
- a CDS encoding HhoA/HhoB/HtrA family serine endopeptidase → MKSDFDPANSLESRRLEWTDASHSASQRSRTQSLKSLSLIVLGTGLGIAGVSLTHQLQQPPQPTQPTQPTVASPAVPAPIPTQVSSMSGTIADPDLITSVVERFGPAVVRINATKTVESQVPEGFNDPFFQRFFGSQMPNSPQQEIVRGSGSGFIVNSNGRIITNAHVVDGVTKVSVVLKDGRQFEGKVIGTDPVTDVAVVQIEANNLPTVSLGNSDVLQPGELAIAIGNPLGLDNTVTVGIVSATGRSGSEVGIPDKRVSFIQTDAAINPGNSGGPLLNQKGEVIGMNTAIIQGAQGLGFAIPINQVQHIAEQISTKGKVEHPYLGIQMVTLSPEVKESLNQDPNSPISVNEDRGILIVRVIPNSPAHQSGLRAGDVIVQVENKPVTKADEVQQAVENVTVGSSLKMQIQRQGQPLNLEVKTGAIPTQESVINNQ, encoded by the coding sequence ATGAAATCCGATTTTGATCCAGCAAATTCTTTAGAGTCCCGTCGTTTAGAGTGGACAGACGCATCTCACTCCGCTTCCCAACGTTCTCGGACACAATCTTTAAAATCTTTATCTTTAATCGTATTAGGAACAGGCTTAGGAATTGCAGGGGTGTCCCTGACTCATCAACTGCAACAACCTCCTCAGCCCACTCAACCCACTCAGCCAACGGTGGCTTCTCCCGCCGTACCTGCGCCGATTCCAACCCAGGTAAGTTCTATGTCAGGAACCATTGCTGATCCTGACCTGATCACTTCTGTTGTGGAACGCTTTGGGCCGGCTGTTGTGCGAATTAATGCCACAAAGACCGTTGAAAGTCAGGTTCCTGAAGGGTTTAATGATCCGTTTTTTCAACGGTTCTTTGGTTCCCAAATGCCCAATTCTCCTCAACAGGAAATTGTTAGAGGTTCAGGGTCAGGATTTATTGTCAATTCTAATGGTCGAATTATTACCAATGCTCACGTTGTCGATGGGGTAACAAAGGTCTCTGTTGTTCTTAAAGATGGTCGTCAATTTGAAGGAAAAGTCATTGGAACTGATCCGGTCACGGATGTTGCTGTTGTTCAAATTGAAGCGAATAATTTACCAACGGTTTCATTAGGCAATTCAGATGTCTTACAACCGGGGGAATTAGCGATCGCCATTGGCAACCCTTTAGGATTAGATAATACTGTAACAGTTGGTATTGTTAGTGCCACAGGTCGTTCGGGTAGTGAAGTCGGAATTCCTGATAAACGAGTTAGTTTTATTCAAACCGATGCCGCTATTAATCCAGGGAATTCTGGGGGGCCGTTACTCAATCAAAAAGGTGAAGTGATTGGGATGAATACGGCGATTATTCAAGGCGCCCAAGGATTAGGATTTGCAATTCCGATTAACCAAGTTCAACATATTGCGGAGCAAATTTCGACGAAAGGGAAAGTCGAACATCCTTATTTAGGAATTCAGATGGTAACGCTTTCTCCTGAAGTCAAAGAAAGTTTAAATCAAGATCCCAATAGTCCAATTAGTGTGAATGAAGATCGCGGGATATTAATTGTTCGAGTCATCCCCAATTCCCCTGCTCATCAATCAGGATTACGCGCTGGAGATGTAATTGTTCAAGTTGAAAATAAACCTGTTACCAAAGCCGATGAAGTTCAACAAGCCGTTGAAAATGTAACGGTCGGAAGTTCGTTAAAAATGCAAATTCAACGCCAAGGTCAACCCTTAAATTTAGAGGTAAAAACCGGAGCCATCCCAACCCAAGAATCAGTAATCAATAATCAATAA
- the ureA gene encoding urease subunit gamma translates to MQLSPQEKDKLLIFTAALLAERRKEKGLKLNYPEAVAYITAAILEGAREGRTVAELMSYGKTILKREEVMEGIPEMIHEVQVEATFPDGTKLVTVHDPIN, encoded by the coding sequence ATGCAATTATCTCCCCAAGAAAAAGATAAACTTTTAATTTTTACGGCTGCTTTATTAGCAGAAAGACGCAAAGAAAAAGGATTAAAATTGAATTATCCTGAAGCTGTTGCTTATATTACTGCTGCTATTTTAGAAGGAGCTAGGGAAGGACGCACTGTGGCTGAATTAATGAGTTATGGAAAAACAATTTTAAAGCGGGAAGAGGTTATGGAAGGCATTCCTGAAATGATTCATGAAGTTCAGGTAGAAGCGACCTTTCCCGATGGGACAAAATTAGTAACGGTTCATGATCCGATTAATTAA
- a CDS encoding urease accessory protein UreD: MINLKLNSSQWHGILELDYQKIGDSTQLLKAYSQAPLKIQRSFYPEGKAICHSIILHTAGGIVGGDRLSQTINLQPETQVVLTTPAASKIYRSPGEISQQNIKIEVHDNAYLEFIPRESIIFNGAIFSQNIQVNLAPSGCYLGWEITRFGRTARGETFTQGQWKSCTEIWQNNRPLWIDRQGLIAHEDLLNSPHGLGGQPVIATLTWVGQPIAEDLIQRIRQLWEQRETSSQAGVTQLISGLLCRYRGNSTQEVIDWFTDVWRLLRQNYTGQLIAKPRVWQI, encoded by the coding sequence ATGATTAATTTAAAACTAAATTCCTCTCAATGGCATGGTATTTTGGAATTAGACTATCAAAAAATTGGTGATTCTACTCAATTATTAAAAGCTTATAGCCAAGCACCCTTAAAAATTCAGCGTTCTTTCTATCCTGAAGGAAAAGCAATTTGCCACAGTATTATTTTACATACTGCTGGAGGAATTGTGGGAGGCGATCGCTTATCTCAAACGATTAATTTACAACCAGAAACTCAAGTCGTCTTAACCACACCAGCCGCCAGCAAAATTTATCGCAGTCCGGGAGAAATTAGCCAACAAAATATTAAGATAGAAGTTCACGATAACGCCTATTTAGAATTTATTCCCCGTGAAAGTATCATTTTTAATGGGGCAATCTTTAGCCAAAATATACAAGTTAATTTAGCTCCTTCAGGGTGTTATTTAGGATGGGAAATTACTCGATTTGGACGAACTGCACGGGGAGAAACTTTCACCCAAGGACAGTGGAAATCCTGTACAGAAATCTGGCAAAATAATCGTCCACTTTGGATTGATCGACAGGGATTAATAGCCCATGAAGATTTATTAAATAGTCCTCATGGTTTAGGAGGACAACCTGTAATTGCTACCTTAACTTGGGTTGGACAACCTATTGCTGAAGATCTAATTCAAAGGATACGACAACTGTGGGAACAGCGAGAAACTTCTAGCCAAGCTGGAGTGACTCAATTAATATCAGGATTACTCTGTCGCTATCGGGGAAATTCCACCCAAGAGGTGATAGACTGGTTTACGGATGTTTGGCGGTTACTTCGTCAAAATTATACCGGACAATTGATCGCTAAACCTCGTGTCTGGCAAATTTAA
- the ureG gene encoding urease accessory protein UreG, whose translation MSGLRVGIAGPVGSGKTALVDALCKQMRSSYQLAVVTNDIYTQEDAQYLVRSKALESDRILGVETGGCPHTAIREDASLNLAAIEQLETQFQNLDILFVESGGDNLAATFSPELVDITIYVIDVAAGDKIPRKGGPGITKSDLLVINKIDLAALVGADLNIMERDAKKMRGNKPFVFTNLKTKQGLDAIIKFIKSHLI comes from the coding sequence ATGTCTGGGTTACGAGTTGGAATTGCGGGGCCTGTTGGTTCAGGGAAAACGGCCTTAGTCGATGCTTTATGTAAGCAAATGCGAAGTTCTTATCAATTGGCAGTGGTAACTAATGATATTTATACTCAAGAAGATGCTCAATATTTAGTTCGTTCTAAAGCCTTAGAAAGTGATCGTATTTTAGGGGTAGAAACCGGAGGTTGTCCTCACACAGCCATTCGAGAAGATGCGTCATTAAATTTAGCCGCTATCGAACAATTAGAAACCCAATTTCAGAATTTAGATATTTTATTTGTGGAAAGTGGAGGGGATAATTTAGCTGCAACTTTTAGCCCAGAATTAGTCGATATTACGATTTATGTGATTGATGTCGCAGCCGGAGATAAAATTCCTCGCAAAGGAGGGCCAGGAATTACAAAATCGGATTTATTAGTGATTAATAAAATAGATTTAGCTGCCTTAGTTGGTGCAGATTTAAACATCATGGAACGAGATGCTAAAAAAATGCGAGGAAATAAACCCTTTGTCTTTACCAATTTAAAAACTAAACAAGGGCTAGATGCTATTATTAAATTTATTAAATCTCATCTCATTTAG
- a CDS encoding urease accessory protein UreF, producing the protein MILNLLQLSSPALPLGAYSYSEGLETLVENHIITDHQSLLQWLIQDLKFGAIRLEAAVMVRAYRCVVNQDFNQFIYWNQWSTATKETAELRQQSWQMGNTLIQLLVHLEAVKTTANQNLELPPLKNWVEQVGKPCNYAIAFGLGAVYWNLDLKNALLGYLYSWATNLINAGVKLIPLGQTMGQTLLLQLHPEIELTATAILELKDEDLVSCNWGLALASMAHETQYSRLFRS; encoded by the coding sequence ATGATTTTAAATTTATTGCAACTTTCAAGTCCAGCTTTACCCTTGGGAGCTTATAGTTATTCAGAGGGATTAGAAACTTTAGTTGAAAATCACATTATTACGGATCACCAGAGTTTATTACAGTGGTTAATTCAAGATTTAAAGTTTGGCGCAATTCGCTTAGAAGCTGCGGTTATGGTTCGAGCTTATCGTTGTGTCGTCAATCAAGATTTTAACCAATTTATCTATTGGAATCAATGGTCAACGGCGACCAAGGAAACGGCTGAACTTCGACAACAAAGTTGGCAAATGGGAAATACTTTAATACAGCTTTTAGTTCATTTAGAAGCAGTGAAAACAACAGCAAATCAGAATTTAGAATTACCTCCCCTCAAAAATTGGGTTGAACAAGTCGGAAAACCTTGTAATTATGCGATCGCGTTTGGACTAGGTGCAGTTTATTGGAATTTGGATCTCAAAAATGCCTTATTGGGATATCTATACAGTTGGGCGACTAATTTAATTAATGCTGGGGTGAAACTGATTCCTTTAGGTCAAACCATGGGTCAAACGTTATTGTTACAATTACACCCAGAAATAGAATTAACAGCCACAGCAATTTTAGAATTAAAAGATGAAGATTTAGTCAGTTGTAATTGGGGGTTGGCTTTAGCCAGTATGGCTCATGAAACTCAATATAGTCGATTATTTAGAAGTTAA
- a CDS encoding GDSL-type esterase/lipase family protein, with protein MQAAINPTLINLSVVPQRQPLKVVVLGDSLVYGFGDPQGGGWVERLRCQWMSPDTVGPILYNLGVRGNRVIQVRDRLEQEFRHRGELRNRLPDVSIFSVGLNDSARVQSFQGRNYTEFNDFETALHSMLDQAQRLCNVLFVGMVPVDESKMPFQGCLYYTLADQFRYKEATRLACLERNIPYLDLFEIWLNRGEYWWKSRLCSDGLHPNVAGYEALLEDIRNWEPIQKLAY; from the coding sequence ATGCAAGCAGCGATAAATCCAACCCTAATCAATTTATCTGTTGTTCCCCAACGTCAGCCACTCAAAGTCGTAGTTCTGGGGGATAGTCTCGTCTATGGATTTGGTGATCCTCAAGGAGGGGGTTGGGTTGAGCGACTGCGATGTCAATGGATGTCCCCGGATACGGTAGGGCCAATTCTTTATAATTTAGGCGTTCGGGGAAATCGTGTGATTCAAGTCCGCGATCGCTTAGAACAAGAATTTCGCCATCGGGGAGAATTGCGAAACCGTTTACCGGATGTGAGTATTTTTTCCGTGGGATTAAATGATTCAGCGCGGGTACAGTCATTTCAAGGTCGCAACTACACCGAATTTAATGACTTTGAAACCGCCTTACACAGTATGTTAGACCAAGCCCAACGTCTTTGTAATGTTTTATTTGTGGGAATGGTTCCTGTTGATGAAAGCAAAATGCCCTTTCAAGGCTGTTTGTACTATACCTTAGCGGATCAATTTCGGTACAAAGAAGCTACTCGTCTCGCCTGTTTAGAACGCAATATTCCCTATTTAGATCTATTTGAAATTTGGTTAAACCGAGGGGAATATTGGTGGAAGTCTCGGTTATGTTCCGATGGTTTACATCCCAATGTAGCTGGATATGAAGCTTTATTAGAAGATATCCGCAATTGGGAACCGATTCAAAAATTAGCTTATTAA
- a CDS encoding DNA-directed RNA polymerase subunit omega, which produces MQKRSTIDSIEITRRAADLVSAASNRYRITVQVANRAKRCRYEDFDNGDENTVKPVLRAIIEMSDELTQPEIISDR; this is translated from the coding sequence ATGCAAAAGCGTTCAACGATTGACTCCATAGAAATTACCCGTCGCGCTGCTGATCTTGTTAGTGCGGCGTCTAATCGCTATCGGATTACTGTACAAGTGGCAAATCGGGCAAAACGGTGTCGGTATGAAGACTTTGATAATGGAGATGAGAACACTGTGAAACCTGTTTTACGCGCAATTATTGAAATGTCTGATGAACTGACCCAACCAGAAATTATTTCAGATCGTTAA
- a CDS encoding DUF1818 family protein: protein MERILKTGTGWRLGWNPEATEFQGLVGGETWAMELTQAEFDDFCRLLGQLAETMAQMAGELMDEEKIACEAESDWLWMQVEGYPHAYTVQFILNTGRRAEGCWPVEVVAELVQATRTLKIF, encoded by the coding sequence GTGGAGAGAATTCTAAAAACGGGAACTGGATGGCGTTTGGGTTGGAATCCTGAAGCAACGGAATTTCAAGGATTAGTCGGGGGTGAAACTTGGGCGATGGAACTCACCCAAGCGGAGTTTGATGATTTTTGTCGGTTGTTGGGTCAATTAGCGGAGACAATGGCCCAAATGGCCGGGGAGTTGATGGATGAAGAAAAAATCGCCTGTGAAGCCGAAAGCGATTGGTTATGGATGCAGGTCGAAGGTTATCCCCATGCTTATACTGTGCAGTTTATTTTGAATACCGGACGTCGGGCGGAGGGGTGTTGGCCCGTTGAAGTCGTGGCAGAATTGGTACAAGCCACAAGAACGTTAAAAATTTTTTAG
- a CDS encoding CatB-related O-acetyltransferase, which translates to MNYGPSPETRYPIPEQTRLVYLKNIIKNPNIIVGDYTYYDDFDNPENFEKNVLYHFDFIGDQLIIGKFCSIASDVKFIMNGGNHRTDWFTNYPFPVFGNGWESAMPDSWPFKGNTVIGNDVWIGYGATIMPGIQIGDGAIIAAQSVVTRDVPPYTIVGGNPAQEIRKRFEESIIEELLNICWWDWDIEKITHHLHVICGADIEALRQVLDSESI; encoded by the coding sequence ATGAATTACGGCCCTTCTCCCGAAACTCGTTATCCTATTCCCGAACAAACTCGCTTAGTGTATCTGAAAAATATTATTAAAAACCCGAATATTATTGTGGGAGATTATACATATTATGATGATTTTGATAACCCAGAAAATTTTGAAAAAAATGTCTTATACCATTTTGATTTTATCGGAGATCAATTAATTATTGGGAAATTCTGTTCTATTGCTTCCGATGTTAAATTTATTATGAACGGGGGAAATCATCGTACAGATTGGTTTACTAATTATCCATTTCCGGTCTTTGGCAACGGTTGGGAATCTGCAATGCCTGATTCGTGGCCATTTAAAGGAAATACAGTGATTGGAAATGATGTTTGGATTGGATATGGGGCTACGATTATGCCCGGTATTCAGATTGGGGATGGTGCAATTATTGCGGCTCAATCTGTCGTTACCCGTGATGTTCCTCCCTATACAATAGTCGGTGGAAATCCCGCCCAAGAAATTCGCAAACGGTTTGAAGAATCTATCATTGAAGAATTATTAAATATCTGTTGGTGGGATTGGGATATTGAGAAGATTACTCATCATCTTCACGTTATTTGTGGTGCAGATATTGAGGCTTTACGTCAGGTTTTAGACTCTGAATCAATATAA